From a region of the Ovis aries strain OAR_USU_Benz2616 breed Rambouillet chromosome 2, ARS-UI_Ramb_v3.0, whole genome shotgun sequence genome:
- the ZFAND2B gene encoding AN1-type zinc finger protein 2B isoform X1, with translation MEFPDLGAHCSEPSCKRLDFLPLKCDACSGIFCADHVAYAQHHCGSAYQKDIQVPVCPLCNVPVPVARGESPDRAVGEHIDRDCRSDPAQQKRKIFTNKCERAGCRQREMMKLTCDRCGRNFCIKHRHPLDHDCSGEGHPTSRAGLAAISRAQSLASSTKTIPSPNQTLPSSSSASRASTQSPTRTAAPVITLQSGLSEDEALQRALELSLAETKPQVPSSQEEEDLALAQALSASEAEYRQQQGPQGKEAQSSQSEDEEE, from the exons ATGGAGTTTCCGGACCTTGGGGCTCACTGTTCGGAGCCGAGCTGTAAGCGCTTGG ATTTTCTGCCGCTCAAGTGCGATGCCTGTTCGGGCATCTTCTGCGCAGACCATGTGGCCTACGCCCAGCATCACTGTGGATCTGCTTACCAAAAG GATATCCAGGTGCCTGTATGCCCACTCTGTAACGTGCCTGTTCCTGTGGCCAGAGGGGAGTCCCCTGACCGAGCTGTTGGGGAGCACATTGACCGAGACTGTCGCTCAGATCCAGCTCAACAAAAACGTAAG ATCTTCACCAATAAGTGTGAACGTGCTGGCTGCCGGCAGCGGGAAATGATGAAACTGACCTGCGACCGCTGTGGCCGAAATTTCTGCATCAAGCACCGTCACCCACTGGACCATGATTGCTCTGGGGAGGGGCATCCCACCAGTAGGGCAGG ACTGGCTGCCATCTCCAGAGCACAAAGCCTGGCTTCTTCTACAAAGACCATCCCCAGCCCGAACCAGACCTTGCCTTCGTCTTCCTCTGCCAGCAG AGCCTCAACTCAGTCTCCAACCCGGACAGCCGCTCCAGTGATTACTTTGCAAAGTGGCTTG aGTGAGGATGAGGCTCTGCAACGAGCCCTGGAACTGTCCCTGGCAGAGACCAAACCCCAGGTCCCAAG TTCTCAGGAGGAAGAAGACTTAGCTTTAGCACAAGCACTATCGGCCAGTGAGGCAGAATACCGACAGCAGCAG GGTCCACAGGGAAAGgaggcccagagcagccagagTGAAGACGAAGAGGAGTGA
- the ZFAND2B gene encoding AN1-type zinc finger protein 2B isoform X4 — protein MEFPDLGAHCSEPSYFLPLKCDACSGIFCADHVAYAQHHCGSAYQKDIQVPVCPLCNVPVPVARGESPDRAVGEHIDRDCRSDPAQQKRKIFTNKCERAGCRQREMMKLTCDRCGRNFCIKHRHPLDHDCSGEGHPTSRAGLAAISRAQSLASSTKTIPSPNQTLPSSSSASRASTQSPTRTAAPVITLQSGLSEDEALQRALELSLAETKPQVPSSQEEEDLALAQALSASEAEYRQQQAQSRSLKPSNCSLC, from the exons ATGGAGTTTCCGGACCTTGGGGCTCACTGTTCGGAGCCGAGCT ATTTTCTGCCGCTCAAGTGCGATGCCTGTTCGGGCATCTTCTGCGCAGACCATGTGGCCTACGCCCAGCATCACTGTGGATCTGCTTACCAAAAG GATATCCAGGTGCCTGTATGCCCACTCTGTAACGTGCCTGTTCCTGTGGCCAGAGGGGAGTCCCCTGACCGAGCTGTTGGGGAGCACATTGACCGAGACTGTCGCTCAGATCCAGCTCAACAAAAACGTAAG ATCTTCACCAATAAGTGTGAACGTGCTGGCTGCCGGCAGCGGGAAATGATGAAACTGACCTGCGACCGCTGTGGCCGAAATTTCTGCATCAAGCACCGTCACCCACTGGACCATGATTGCTCTGGGGAGGGGCATCCCACCAGTAGGGCAGG ACTGGCTGCCATCTCCAGAGCACAAAGCCTGGCTTCTTCTACAAAGACCATCCCCAGCCCGAACCAGACCTTGCCTTCGTCTTCCTCTGCCAGCAG AGCCTCAACTCAGTCTCCAACCCGGACAGCCGCTCCAGTGATTACTTTGCAAAGTGGCTTG aGTGAGGATGAGGCTCTGCAACGAGCCCTGGAACTGTCCCTGGCAGAGACCAAACCCCAGGTCCCAAG TTCTCAGGAGGAAGAAGACTTAGCTTTAGCACAAGCACTATCGGCCAGTGAGGCAGAATACCGACAGCAGCAG GCTCAAAGCCGCAGCTTGAAGCCGTCCAACTGCAGCCTGTGCTAG
- the ZFAND2B gene encoding AN1-type zinc finger protein 2B isoform X3: MEFPDLGAHCSEPSYFLPLKCDACSGIFCADHVAYAQHHCGSAYQKDIQVPVCPLCNVPVPVARGESPDRAVGEHIDRDCRSDPAQQKRKIFTNKCERAGCRQREMMKLTCDRCGRNFCIKHRHPLDHDCSGEGHPTSRAGLAAISRAQSLASSTKTIPSPNQTLPSSSSASRASTQSPTRTAAPVITLQSGLSEDEALQRALELSLAETKPQVPSSQEEEDLALAQALSASEAEYRQQQGPQGKEAQSSQSEDEEE, from the exons ATGGAGTTTCCGGACCTTGGGGCTCACTGTTCGGAGCCGAGCT ATTTTCTGCCGCTCAAGTGCGATGCCTGTTCGGGCATCTTCTGCGCAGACCATGTGGCCTACGCCCAGCATCACTGTGGATCTGCTTACCAAAAG GATATCCAGGTGCCTGTATGCCCACTCTGTAACGTGCCTGTTCCTGTGGCCAGAGGGGAGTCCCCTGACCGAGCTGTTGGGGAGCACATTGACCGAGACTGTCGCTCAGATCCAGCTCAACAAAAACGTAAG ATCTTCACCAATAAGTGTGAACGTGCTGGCTGCCGGCAGCGGGAAATGATGAAACTGACCTGCGACCGCTGTGGCCGAAATTTCTGCATCAAGCACCGTCACCCACTGGACCATGATTGCTCTGGGGAGGGGCATCCCACCAGTAGGGCAGG ACTGGCTGCCATCTCCAGAGCACAAAGCCTGGCTTCTTCTACAAAGACCATCCCCAGCCCGAACCAGACCTTGCCTTCGTCTTCCTCTGCCAGCAG AGCCTCAACTCAGTCTCCAACCCGGACAGCCGCTCCAGTGATTACTTTGCAAAGTGGCTTG aGTGAGGATGAGGCTCTGCAACGAGCCCTGGAACTGTCCCTGGCAGAGACCAAACCCCAGGTCCCAAG TTCTCAGGAGGAAGAAGACTTAGCTTTAGCACAAGCACTATCGGCCAGTGAGGCAGAATACCGACAGCAGCAG GGTCCACAGGGAAAGgaggcccagagcagccagagTGAAGACGAAGAGGAGTGA
- the ZFAND2B gene encoding AN1-type zinc finger protein 2B isoform X2: protein MEFPDLGAHCSEPSCKRLDFLPLKCDACSGIFCADHVAYAQHHCGSAYQKDIQVPVCPLCNVPVPVARGESPDRAVGEHIDRDCRSDPAQQKRKIFTNKCERAGCRQREMMKLTCDRCGRNFCIKHRHPLDHDCSGEGHPTSRAGLAAISRAQSLASSTKTIPSPNQTLPSSSSASRASTQSPTRTAAPVITLQSGLSEDEALQRALELSLAETKPQVPSSQEEEDLALAQALSASEAEYRQQQAQSRSLKPSNCSLC from the exons ATGGAGTTTCCGGACCTTGGGGCTCACTGTTCGGAGCCGAGCTGTAAGCGCTTGG ATTTTCTGCCGCTCAAGTGCGATGCCTGTTCGGGCATCTTCTGCGCAGACCATGTGGCCTACGCCCAGCATCACTGTGGATCTGCTTACCAAAAG GATATCCAGGTGCCTGTATGCCCACTCTGTAACGTGCCTGTTCCTGTGGCCAGAGGGGAGTCCCCTGACCGAGCTGTTGGGGAGCACATTGACCGAGACTGTCGCTCAGATCCAGCTCAACAAAAACGTAAG ATCTTCACCAATAAGTGTGAACGTGCTGGCTGCCGGCAGCGGGAAATGATGAAACTGACCTGCGACCGCTGTGGCCGAAATTTCTGCATCAAGCACCGTCACCCACTGGACCATGATTGCTCTGGGGAGGGGCATCCCACCAGTAGGGCAGG ACTGGCTGCCATCTCCAGAGCACAAAGCCTGGCTTCTTCTACAAAGACCATCCCCAGCCCGAACCAGACCTTGCCTTCGTCTTCCTCTGCCAGCAG AGCCTCAACTCAGTCTCCAACCCGGACAGCCGCTCCAGTGATTACTTTGCAAAGTGGCTTG aGTGAGGATGAGGCTCTGCAACGAGCCCTGGAACTGTCCCTGGCAGAGACCAAACCCCAGGTCCCAAG TTCTCAGGAGGAAGAAGACTTAGCTTTAGCACAAGCACTATCGGCCAGTGAGGCAGAATACCGACAGCAGCAG GCTCAAAGCCGCAGCTTGAAGCCGTCCAACTGCAGCCTGTGCTAG
- the ZFAND2B gene encoding AN1-type zinc finger protein 2B isoform X5 — protein sequence MEFPDLGAHCSEPSCKRLDFLPLKCDACSGIFCADHVAYAQHHCGSAYQKDIQVPVCPLCNVPVPVARGESPDRAVGEHIDRDCRSDPAQQKRKIFTNKCERAGCRQREMMKLTCDRCGRNFCIKHRHPLDHDCSGEGHPTSRAGLAAISRAQSLASSTKTIPSPNQTLPSSSSASRASTQSPTRTAAPVITLQSGLSEDEALQRALELSLAETKPQVPSSQEEEDLALAQALSASEAEYRQQQV from the exons ATGGAGTTTCCGGACCTTGGGGCTCACTGTTCGGAGCCGAGCTGTAAGCGCTTGG ATTTTCTGCCGCTCAAGTGCGATGCCTGTTCGGGCATCTTCTGCGCAGACCATGTGGCCTACGCCCAGCATCACTGTGGATCTGCTTACCAAAAG GATATCCAGGTGCCTGTATGCCCACTCTGTAACGTGCCTGTTCCTGTGGCCAGAGGGGAGTCCCCTGACCGAGCTGTTGGGGAGCACATTGACCGAGACTGTCGCTCAGATCCAGCTCAACAAAAACGTAAG ATCTTCACCAATAAGTGTGAACGTGCTGGCTGCCGGCAGCGGGAAATGATGAAACTGACCTGCGACCGCTGTGGCCGAAATTTCTGCATCAAGCACCGTCACCCACTGGACCATGATTGCTCTGGGGAGGGGCATCCCACCAGTAGGGCAGG ACTGGCTGCCATCTCCAGAGCACAAAGCCTGGCTTCTTCTACAAAGACCATCCCCAGCCCGAACCAGACCTTGCCTTCGTCTTCCTCTGCCAGCAG AGCCTCAACTCAGTCTCCAACCCGGACAGCCGCTCCAGTGATTACTTTGCAAAGTGGCTTG aGTGAGGATGAGGCTCTGCAACGAGCCCTGGAACTGTCCCTGGCAGAGACCAAACCCCAGGTCCCAAG TTCTCAGGAGGAAGAAGACTTAGCTTTAGCACAAGCACTATCGGCCAGTGAGGCAGAATACCGACAGCAGCAGGTATGA